The following are from one region of the Arachis duranensis cultivar V14167 chromosome 10, aradu.V14167.gnm2.J7QH, whole genome shotgun sequence genome:
- the LOC107469022 gene encoding uncharacterized protein LOC107469022, whose translation MEVAPGPGDRARVAGAEGAASVASQRGGRRSPQQHARTRPFGGTGGDSAIIMQELRHRVQNLERQLADRERDGWSTDPSYTPSPGGEEEESSHRSHSRRISASRTETEESPIPRRRNDTVIYSRGRQTRRTTRGREDGEGKTERTRQPVIMGATPFHRSILEVRLPKHFDKPTDMRYDGTQDPLEHLTAFEARMNLEGVGDEVRCRAFPVTLAGPAIRWFNGLPQGSIYSFPDISRTFLAQFTTRIAKAKHPINLLGVTQRQGEPTRRYLDRFNDECLEIDGLTDSVASLCLTNGLLNENFRKHLTTKPVWTMHEIQTVAKEYINDEEVSRVVAANKRQPGYGQARQSGGDGERTKEKAREEASNKAPRPFPRVGKFTNYTPLALPIVEVYQQIAEKGILPKPRPLKDRTGGNKNLYCDYHKGYGHQTQDCFDLKDALEQAIRDPLLTCI comes from the coding sequence ATGGAAGTCGCGCCGGGCCCCGGCGACCGAGCTCGAGTAGCCGGAGCGGAGGGGGCAGCCTCCGTCGCCTCACAACGAGGAGGCCGGAGATCCCCCCAACAACACGCGAGAACCCGACCGTTCGGGGGAACGGGCGGCGATAGCGCCAtaataatgcaggagctacgCCACAGAGTCCAGAACCTTGAACGACAGCTAGCCGACCGGGAGAGGGATGGATGGTCTACCGATCCAAGCTACACCCCGTCTCCCGGGGGCGAGGAGGAAGAGAGCTCTCACCGAAGCCACTCACGGCGTATATCTGCATCCCGGACGGAAACAGAGGAATCACCTATTCCAAGAAGACGGAACGACACGGTCATCTACTCTCGCGGCAGACAAACTCGCCGAACGACAAGAGGTCGTGAGGACGGAGAAGGGAAAACCGAGAGAACACGACAACCTGTGATAATGGGTGCCACGCCGTTCCACCGATCTATCCTCGAGGTCCGGTTGCCGAAACACTTCGACAAACCGACGGACATGAGGTATGACGGAACCCAAGACCCTTTAGAACATCTCACGGCCTTTGAGGCTAGAATGAACCTAGAGGGAGTAGGCGACGAGGTAAGGTGCCGCGCCTTCCCGGTAACCTTAGCAGGACCAGCGATCAGATGGTTTAATGGCCTCCCTCAAGGCTCCATTTACAGTTTCCCGGACATCAGCCGCACCTTCCTGGCCCAATTCACAACACGAATAGCAAAAGCCAAGCATCCTATCAACCTTCTCGGGGTAACCCAGAGACAGGGAGAGCCGACCAGAAGGTACTTGGATCGGTTCAACGACGAATGCTTGGAAATCGACGGCTTAACCGACTCGGTGGCCAGTCTCTGCCTGACGAATGGCCTCCTCAACGAGAACTTTCGAAAACACCTCACCACGAAGCCGGTTTGGACAATGCATGAAATCCAAACGGTGGCGAAGGAGTACATAAACGACGAGGAGGTCAGCCGAGTCGTGGCAGCCAATAAGCGGCAGCCCGGTTACGGCCAGGCTCGGCAGTCCGGAGGAGACGGTGAAAGAACAAAGGAAAAGGCTAGAGAGGAGGCATCGAACAAGGCACCTAGGCCGTTCCCTCGAGTTGGGAAATTTACTAACTACACTCCACTCGCCCTTCCCATAGTGGAAGTTTACCAACAAATAGCTGAGAAGGGAATTCTTCCGAAACCCCGACCACTCAAGGACCGCACGGGTGGAAACAAGAACCTTTATTGTGATTACCATAAGGGATACGGCCATCAAACACAGGACTGTTTCGACCTGAAGGATGCATTAGAACAGGCGATAAGGGACCCATTACTGACATGTATATAA